The Echinicola rosea genome has a segment encoding these proteins:
- a CDS encoding serine O-acetyltransferase, protein MDVIKTRKDLNRFLTIEKAKLDIKRPFIMRITYSEGFRVYRFFKNLRYLEYYLNKKKKPWDYVPLAWRYWNHRRMKLKYSFYIHPNTLGEGFHLVHSGFVRIAVFATLGKNCTVLPRVLIGKKKPGIENPEVIIGDNCYIGTGVTILGPIKIGNNVTIAAGSVVTQDVPDSCIIGGIPAKILKKL, encoded by the coding sequence ATGGATGTCATCAAAACCAGAAAAGACCTAAACAGGTTTTTAACCATCGAGAAGGCCAAGCTCGACATCAAAAGGCCTTTCATCATGCGGATCACCTACTCCGAAGGATTCAGAGTGTATCGTTTTTTTAAAAACTTGCGATACTTGGAATATTACCTGAACAAAAAGAAGAAACCATGGGATTATGTCCCACTAGCCTGGAGGTATTGGAACCACAGAAGGATGAAGCTCAAATACAGTTTCTACATTCATCCAAATACGTTGGGAGAAGGTTTTCACCTTGTGCATTCTGGATTTGTCCGTATTGCTGTTTTCGCTACACTTGGCAAAAACTGCACCGTACTTCCACGAGTCCTTATCGGCAAAAAGAAACCTGGAATAGAAAACCCTGAAGTAATAATTGGGGATAACTGTTACATAGGAACAGGTGTCACTATTTTAGGCCCGATCAAGATAGGTAATAACGTCACGATCGCTGCCGGCAGTGTGGTAACCCAAGATGTACCGGATAGTTGCATCATCGGAGGAATACCGGCCAAAATTTTAAAAAAGCTATAG
- a CDS encoding peptide MFS transporter, with the protein MLQNEESNNQQLDRGFDGPSMFGHPKGLMTLFFTEMWERFSYYGMRALLILFMTTAVIDGGLGFDDKTSGAIYGLYTMGVYLLALPGGWLADRLLGLKKSVWYGGIIIALGHFTMGLPGIISLMDGAHETKSALNSLDTTSFFLGLILIVVGTGLLKPNISSIVGQLYHEGSSKRDAGFSIFYMGINIGGFIAPIICSTFAEIDWHLGFGAAGFGMVLGLIQYKLTSGTLKGKGELADADSAEEIAHRRRLRLFTFLTVIVLAFTLFLMFQGVIVINAAAIAEASYKVIGVVAAAFFIYILVFGGLNKDEKKKVVVIAILLCFGALFWSGFEQAGSTLNLFAERFTDRHLMGWEIPAGYFQSANSMFIVIFAPVFAALWVWLAKRHLEPSSPIKFAFGLLLLGVGFMVMYFAAKVAVSGDLAAPAWLMFTYLFHTFGELSLSPVGLSLTTKLAPKKFQGQMMGMWFLSVALGNLVAGIIAGEASGETKEAVAEMPDQYMMIVMVSVGAGLLLMLITKPIRKLMGNVR; encoded by the coding sequence ATGTTACAGAACGAAGAATCCAATAATCAACAACTTGACAGAGGTTTTGATGGTCCATCGATGTTTGGACATCCAAAAGGTTTAATGACACTTTTCTTTACAGAAATGTGGGAGCGTTTCAGCTACTATGGCATGAGGGCCCTGCTTATACTTTTTATGACTACTGCTGTAATTGACGGTGGATTGGGGTTTGATGACAAGACTTCCGGAGCTATTTATGGACTTTACACAATGGGTGTTTATCTATTGGCTTTACCCGGTGGATGGTTAGCGGATAGGCTGCTCGGATTGAAAAAATCCGTATGGTATGGTGGGATCATTATAGCTTTGGGACATTTTACTATGGGATTGCCGGGGATTATTTCACTCATGGATGGAGCTCATGAGACAAAATCAGCTTTGAACTCTCTTGATACCACCTCTTTTTTTCTTGGATTGATACTTATTGTGGTAGGAACTGGCCTGCTCAAACCAAATATCAGTTCTATTGTCGGGCAGCTGTACCACGAGGGAAGTTCCAAGAGAGATGCAGGCTTCTCCATTTTTTATATGGGAATCAATATCGGTGGATTTATAGCACCCATCATCTGCAGTACTTTTGCTGAGATTGATTGGCATTTGGGTTTCGGTGCAGCAGGCTTTGGTATGGTCTTGGGGCTGATACAGTACAAATTGACTTCAGGAACTCTAAAAGGCAAGGGAGAATTGGCAGATGCAGATTCTGCGGAGGAGATAGCACATAGGAGGAGATTAAGGTTGTTTACGTTCCTTACGGTGATAGTATTGGCCTTCACACTTTTTTTGATGTTTCAAGGAGTGATAGTCATTAATGCTGCTGCTATAGCTGAAGCATCATATAAAGTGATAGGAGTAGTGGCTGCCGCATTCTTTATTTATATACTGGTTTTTGGAGGGTTGAATAAGGATGAAAAGAAGAAGGTAGTGGTTATTGCGATATTACTTTGTTTTGGAGCCCTGTTTTGGTCAGGTTTTGAGCAGGCAGGATCTACCTTAAATCTCTTTGCTGAGCGGTTTACGGACCGGCATTTAATGGGATGGGAAATACCTGCAGGCTATTTCCAGTCTGCAAATTCCATGTTTATAGTGATTTTTGCACCGGTCTTTGCTGCTTTATGGGTTTGGTTGGCAAAGCGGCATTTGGAGCCGAGTTCACCGATCAAGTTTGCGTTTGGACTGTTGCTCTTGGGGGTTGGTTTTATGGTGATGTATTTTGCCGCTAAAGTGGCTGTATCTGGGGATTTGGCAGCCCCTGCTTGGCTAATGTTCACCTATCTTTTTCATACTTTTGGTGAGTTGAGCTTAAGTCCAGTAGGATTAAGTTTGACGACCAAGTTGGCGCCTAAGAAGTTTCAGGGCCAAATGATGGGAATGTGGTTCCTGTCCGTAGCGCTAGGAAATCTTGTGGCTGGGATTATCGCCGGTGAAGCCAGTGGAGAAACGAAAGAGGCTGTTGCAGAAATGCCCGATCAGTATATGATGATTGTCATGGTATCTGTAGGGGCAGGACTGCTTCTAATGCTTATTACCAAGCCCATCAGAAAATTAATGGGAAATGTAAGGTAA
- a CDS encoding exopolysaccharide biosynthesis polyprenyl glycosylphosphotransferase, whose product MNNVNKLVAGFFFIWDTVILGITFLVSLYIFKDTGVQGIDWALFVGLISLWLVIVKWRKLYFFDLNGDFSNRILNYLKSSAILVVLLGLAYLIFTFPPTFRKVVLSFSIGFPLIGIVTNFVILSIINRLKNSGGVSKNVLVTGQGEMVSKVNSYFKENPKNGYQVKGMVKYHNVTEPQLAVEGSDEYVSDLENMGSYLKDNPVDEVIVALPIQYSEEIKKILNTADYYGTRVRFIPDYQKLLGEDCKVIRQGKMDMVNVRQMPLDDKVSAFFKECFDWCFSSLILLMLSPLFFLIVILIKLDSPGPAFYCPERIGKGGKPFRVFKFRTMRENDSTGRASTVENDPRITKVGKFLRKYSIDELPQFANVFMGDMSVVGPRPHRTYLNEEFQRSVDKAMVRHYFKPGVTGWAQVNGWRGPTETAEQKEQRIAHDLWYLKNWSMKLDIKIIYLTIFGRKTHGTAF is encoded by the coding sequence ATGAATAATGTTAATAAACTTGTCGCGGGTTTTTTCTTTATCTGGGACACCGTCATATTAGGGATTACTTTCCTTGTTTCGCTTTATATCTTTAAGGATACGGGTGTGCAGGGGATAGATTGGGCACTGTTTGTGGGTTTGATCTCTCTATGGCTGGTAATAGTGAAATGGAGAAAACTCTACTTCTTTGATCTCAATGGAGATTTTTCCAATCGGATACTGAACTATTTAAAGTCCAGTGCCATATTAGTAGTCCTTCTAGGATTAGCATATTTGATTTTTACGTTTCCGCCTACCTTCAGAAAGGTGGTGCTATCATTTTCCATCGGTTTTCCATTAATCGGTATAGTGACCAATTTCGTCATCTTGAGTATTATTAACCGTTTGAAAAATAGTGGGGGAGTTAGCAAGAATGTGTTAGTCACGGGACAGGGGGAGATGGTCAGTAAAGTAAATTCTTACTTCAAAGAAAATCCAAAAAATGGTTATCAGGTCAAAGGCATGGTGAAATACCATAATGTGACAGAACCGCAACTGGCTGTGGAAGGTAGCGATGAATACGTGAGTGATCTTGAAAATATGGGTAGCTATTTAAAGGATAATCCAGTGGACGAAGTGATTGTGGCCTTACCGATCCAATACTCTGAAGAAATCAAGAAAATTCTTAACACTGCGGATTATTACGGTACCCGAGTGAGGTTTATACCGGATTATCAGAAATTGCTTGGCGAAGATTGCAAAGTGATCAGGCAAGGCAAGATGGATATGGTCAACGTGAGACAAATGCCGCTTGATGATAAAGTTTCTGCCTTTTTTAAGGAGTGTTTTGATTGGTGTTTCTCCAGTTTGATCCTCTTAATGTTGTCGCCGTTATTTTTCTTGATTGTAATATTGATCAAACTTGATAGCCCAGGGCCCGCTTTTTATTGTCCTGAAAGGATCGGTAAAGGTGGAAAACCATTCCGTGTATTTAAGTTTAGGACTATGAGAGAAAACGACAGTACGGGAAGGGCTTCGACAGTAGAAAACGATCCCCGGATCACTAAAGTCGGTAAGTTTTTAAGAAAGTACAGTATAGATGAGCTTCCGCAATTTGCGAATGTATTTATGGGGGATATGAGTGTGGTAGGCCCCAGGCCACACAGAACTTACCTTAATGAGGAATTTCAACGTAGCGTTGATAAAGCCATGGTCAGGCATTATTTTAAACCAGGGGTTACGGGATGGGCTCAGGTAAATGGTTGGAGAGGACCCACAGAGACCGCTGAGCAAAAGGAACAGCGCATAGCCCACGATCTTTGGTACTTAAAAAATTGGTCCATGAAACTAGATATTAAAATTATTTACTTAACGATTTTTGGACGTAAAACACACGGGACTGCTTTTTGA
- a CDS encoding polysaccharide lyase, with amino-acid sequence MKSITNLTCKSFLAGITTVFFASSCQLDESQQLEVQESTEVAELTTKLSGLLFSEDFEGDDPLRGVHTQGAEDHSLRVVSWRAFEGKKSAFFQLKSSDKMIANGMRSEILVSSEAPDQDMWYSFAVIFPEDLYEYDKSNESISQWRQNSGGPSLSLRTAKDELYVRVISKDNEKEWETINLGPIIKNKWTEFAFRIHHSSGDEGSVEIWRDGNKVLNYKGPNMYKGMGMPHWKVGIYKSIWNKKKTDTDVRALYMDNIRYGDNNVSLADLVTGSVLNLADVVIMNPEEPKLLVANAENETLGGSIHPGEIIYYSRLGTKKFSLFADVDKRVESVHFDLYQETNNGYKLIHSLLDSSFPFLMFGDNGNGNFYFGNSFLEEGRYRVEVACYGDEKGLIPVGEKFSTTFKLY; translated from the coding sequence ATGAAATCTATCACCAATTTAACTTGCAAGAGTTTTCTTGCGGGGATTACTACGGTCTTTTTTGCGAGTTCTTGCCAACTAGATGAATCGCAGCAACTGGAAGTACAAGAGAGTACTGAAGTAGCAGAATTAACTACGAAATTATCAGGTTTATTGTTTTCCGAGGACTTTGAGGGAGACGATCCTCTTCGAGGTGTCCATACCCAAGGAGCTGAAGATCATAGTCTCAGAGTCGTTTCTTGGAGGGCGTTTGAAGGAAAAAAGTCGGCGTTCTTTCAACTAAAGTCATCTGATAAAATGATTGCAAACGGCATGAGATCAGAAATTTTGGTTAGTTCTGAAGCTCCTGATCAAGATATGTGGTATAGTTTTGCTGTTATTTTCCCAGAAGACCTATATGAATACGACAAGTCTAATGAATCTATATCCCAATGGAGACAAAATTCAGGAGGGCCTTCGTTATCACTAAGAACTGCAAAGGATGAATTATATGTCCGAGTGATTTCAAAGGATAATGAAAAAGAGTGGGAAACGATTAATTTGGGTCCCATCATTAAAAATAAGTGGACAGAGTTTGCTTTTCGCATTCACCATTCTTCTGGAGACGAAGGATCTGTCGAGATTTGGAGGGATGGAAACAAGGTGCTGAATTATAAAGGTCCGAACATGTACAAAGGAATGGGGATGCCTCATTGGAAGGTAGGGATTTATAAATCAATATGGAACAAAAAGAAAACTGATACGGATGTAAGAGCGCTTTATATGGATAATATCCGATATGGTGATAACAATGTATCTCTAGCTGATCTTGTGACTGGTAGTGTTCTTAACTTAGCTGATGTAGTGATCATGAATCCTGAAGAACCAAAATTGCTTGTAGCTAATGCGGAGAACGAGACTTTGGGAGGTTCTATACATCCTGGTGAAATTATTTATTATTCACGACTTGGTACAAAAAAATTCAGTTTGTTTGCGGATGTAGATAAGAGGGTAGAAAGTGTACATTTTGACTTATATCAAGAAACCAATAATGGCTACAAATTGATCCATTCTTTACTGGATAGTAGTTTTCCATTCCTAATGTTTGGAGATAATGGTAATGGAAACTTTTATTTTGGCAATAGTTTCTTGGAAGAAGGAAGATATCGAGTTGAGGTTGCTTGCTATGGGGATGAAAAAGGTTTGATTCCCGTAGGAGAAAAATTTTCAACCACCTTCAAACTTTATTAA